One window of the Salvia miltiorrhiza cultivar Shanhuang (shh) chromosome 6, IMPLAD_Smil_shh, whole genome shotgun sequence genome contains the following:
- the LOC130990788 gene encoding protein FAR1-RELATED SEQUENCE 5-like → MNFFFRDSRSSLDYDYFGDVLSVDSTYQTNKYKLVCVPFIGVNHHLKNVMFGIGFLSDETTRSYEWLLFTFLESMHSKQPDIIFTDQCQSLMDAIDSVFPRASHRLCQWHINQNAPSHFGKLNGNSLFKKAWFHYMNGCDTEDEFELTWMCMIDEYGLAQNRWFNTMYGLKKRWSSVFTNQQFCTGLHVTSRSEVTNKVIKNLCSANISLHDFVLKFEEVQIQWRRKEAEDDALCIGMPGLFVQNNELLNSAAKFLTRSVFRKLEHEASYSMNVDLIKGPSSYSSDDIEFTVSSGNSGGNPRVVKFNRSSDLTTCTCRLFETAGFLCSHIFKIYYLMNVKSIPKEYLLKRLSRLAKNRISMNLDFCNAVENDPEMHISSLAFVNHLMQSTYDLAEYAKLHSDKRGLIMNRLVLLREEVYGSEEVSNASARKKPNLPKGGVAFRNPKVAKTRGETNARIERHWDRSKGKGKDKIPKKKASCETRASQKRKLQHSDNVGNCTSFDMPCGSQATANPNGTPTSPWTHSDSVAYAKIIDNEESVNLTPTDDSKGCQTRPSHKRKLHHSDDVSNRAPFAMPSACHDNDDPYDTWDENFGWIRADARTYVKIIDNEEPVIPNLDDDYEDLDLNFSLSRI, encoded by the exons ATGAATTTTTTCTTCAGAGACTCTCGCAGCTCTTTGGATTACGATTATTTCGGAGATGTGTTGTCTGTAGATAGTACATATCAGACCAACAAATACAAGCTTGTTTGTGTTCCTTTTATTGGTGTGAACCATCATTTGAAGAATGTTATGTTTGGAATTGGTTTCCTATCTGATGAAACCACCCGATCTTACGAATGGTTACTTTTCACTTTCTTGGAGTCTATGCATTCGAAACAACCGGACATAATTTTTACGGATCAATGCCAATCACTTATGGATGCAATTGATTCCGTATTCCCGAGAGCTAGTCATCGTCTATGTCAGTGGCATATCAACCAAAACGCGCCATCCCATTTTGGGAAGTTGAATGGGAATTCACTCTTCAAAAAAGCTTGGTTTCATTATATGAATGGATGTGACACTGAGGATGAATTTGAATTAACGTGGATGTGTATGATTGATGAATACGGGCTTGCCCAGAATAGATGGTTTAATACCATGTACGGGTTGAAAAAGAGGTGGTCGTCTGTCTTTACAAATCAGCAATTTTGTACCGGCCTACATGTAACATCGCGTAGTGAGGTAACAAACAAGGTTATTAAGAACCTTTGTAGTGCAAACATATCATTACATGATTTTGTGCTTAAGTTTGAAGAAGTACAAATTCAATGGCGGCGAAAAGAAGCTGAGGATGATGCACTCTGTATAGGAATGCCAGGGTTATTTGTGCAAAACAATGAATTGTTGAATAGTGCAGCTAAATTCTTGACACGAAGTGTCTTTCGAAAATTGGAGCATGAGGCTAGTTATTCAATGAATGTTGATTTAATCAAAGGGCCATCAAGTTATTCTTCGGATGACATAGAATTCACCGTGTCTTCTGGTAACTCTGGTGGGAACCCGAGGGTTGTTAAATTCAATAGGTCAAGTGACCTTACTACCTGCACCTGTCGTCTTTTCGAAACAGCGGGATTTTTGTGTTCTCACATTTTCAAGATTTATTATCTTATGAATGTGAAAAGCATTCCAAAAGAATATTTGTTGAAGAGACTATCTCGGTTGGCGAAGAATAGAATTTCGATGAATCTAGATTTCTGCAACGCTGTAGAGAATGATCCGGAGATGCATATATCCAGTTTGGCCTTTGTGAATCACTTGATGCAGTCGACATATGATCTTGCCGAATATGCAAAACTGCATAGTGATAAGCGTGGCCTTATTATGAACCGCCTAGTATTATTGCGTGAGGAGGTTTATGGTTCGGAAGAAGTGTCAAATGCCTCGGCAAGAAAAAAGCCTAACTTGCCGAAAGGAGGTGTTGCATTTCGAAATCCGAAAGTGGCAAAAACACGTGGTGAAACGAATGCAAGAATTGAAAGACACTGGGATAGATCTAAAGGCAAGGGCAAGGACAAAATACCGAAGAAGAAAGCAA GTTGTGAAACTCGTGCATCTCAGAAACGTAAGTTGCAGCACTCGGACAATGTTGGGAACTGTACATCGTTTGATATGCCATGTGGTTCTCAGGCTACTGCTAATCCTAATGGCACACCTACTTCTCCATGGACTCATTCTGATTCTGTG GCATATGCCAAAATTATTGATAATGAAGAATCTGTAAATCTCACTCCAACTGACGACTCTAAAG GTTGCCAAACTCGTCCATCTCACAAACGTAAGTTGCACCACTCCGACGATGTTAGTAACCGTGCACCCTTTGCTATGCCATCGGCTTGTCATGATAATGATGACCCATATGACACTTGGGATGAAAATTTTGGTTGGATTCGTGCTGATGCTAGG ACATATGTAAAGATTATTGATAATGAAGAACCAGTAATACCCAATCTGGATGACGACTATGAG GACTTGGACTTGAACTTTAGTCTTTCAAGGATTTGA